DNA sequence from the Streptomyces sp. NBC_01264 genome:
TGGTTCGACACCGTCGACTGCTACCAGTTCGCCCGCGTCGGCCGCAAGCACGCCCAGCGCGCCGGATTCCCCTTCGTCTTCGTCCCGGACGTATACGACTGGGACTACATGAAGCAGGAGGCGGCCGGGACCGTCCCCAAGTCCGCGGTCGCCGGGGAGATCCTCTACGGCAACAACGCCGGCAAGAAGTCCCTCCAGAAGACCTACATCGCCCAGGCCAAGGCCACCGGCAAGGTCACCATCTCGCCCCTGCACAAGGTGACTTCGGTCTCCCCCGCATCCGGCGGCGGGTACACGGTCGTCATCGACCAGATCAACACCACGGGCGACACCGTGGGCACCAAGACCGTCGTCGCGGACAAGGTGTTCTTCGCGGCCGGCAGCGTCGGCACCAGCAAGCTGCTCGTCCGGCTCAAGGCCACTGGCGCCCTGCCCAACCTGAACAACGAGATCGGCAAGGGCTGGGGCGACAACGGCAACGTCATGTGCGGCCGGGCCAACCACATGTGGGACGCGACCGGCAAGGTGCAGGCCTCCATCCCCTGCGGAGGCATCGACAACTGGGACGCCGGCGGCGCGTTCGCCGAGGTGGCCCCGCTCCCGACCGGCATCGAGACCTACGCCTCGTTCTACCTGTCGATCACGAAGAACCCGAACCGCGCGGAGTTCACGTACAACGCCGCGACGGGCGGGGTCGAGCTGAACTGGCAGACGGCGTGGAAGCAGCCGTCCATCGACATGGCGAAGACCATCTTCGACAAGATCAACAAGAAGGAGGGGACGATCTACCGGACCGACCTCTTCGGCACCAACAAGATCTGGGGCGACCACCTCACCTACCACCCCCTCGGCGGCGCCATCCTGGACAAGGCCACCGACAACTACGGCCGTCTGCACGGCTACACGGGCCTGTACGTCATCGACGGCGCGCTGATCCCCGGCAACACCAGCGTCAACCCGTTCGTCACCATCACGGCGCTCGCCGAGCGCAACATCGAGAAGATCATCGCGACCGACCTCTAGGGGCGGCGGACAGCACGAAGGCCGGGGCCGTCGGATTCTCCGACGGCCCCGGACCCGTGTGCCCACCGCACGCGCTCCGCGCACGGTGGACCGCTCTCAGTGGCCCGGCAGCACGCAGACGCTGTCGAGGCCGAGCACGTGGTTGAGCCGGCCGAAGGCCAGCCAGGAGCCGATGCTCATGGTCAGCTCCACGATCTCCACCTGGCTGTAGCGTGCCGTCATCCGGTCCCAGAACTCCTCGTCCAGGCCGTGGTGGTCCAGGCAGTACCGCTCCGCGTACTCCGCCGCGAGCCGGGTGCGCTCGTCGAAGCGGTCCGTGGTGCGCCACTCGGTGACGGCCTCGGGGAACTCGTCCTCGACCTTCTCCCCGTCCCTGTCGGTGCGCCAGTCCAGGCAGAGGATGCAGCCGTTGATCTGCGCGACGCGCAGCCGCGCAGCCTCGAACTCCCGCAGCCCCAGGGTGGTGTGGGCGTACACCGAGAGGGAGAAGTTGGCGGCGGCCATGCCGATGCCGGGTACCAGGTCGCCCCACACGTACTCGATGGGGTGCTGGCCTTCGGGTATGTCGATCCTCATGGCAGTTTCCTTCCGAGTTTGCCGACGGCGGGGCGCAGGGGGACGTCCAGGGCGTCGTAGAGCCCCGGTTCGGCCTCGACCAGCCAGTCGATGGCTCCGACGAGGCGTCCGACGGCGGTGGCGTTGCCGCCGGCGGAGCGGTTCTCGCCCTCGTCGGTGGCCTCGATGGTGACCTCGATGTGCGGGCGGCCCTCGATGACGACCCGGTGGGCGCCGTCGCCGCCGTCGGGCGGGCTCGGCCAGTCGGGGGCGCAGGAGGCGTGGATGCGGGTGACGTGCTCGATGACGATGCGGGGTTCGCCCTCGACGATCCCCTGCACCTCGAAGCGGATGGCGCCCTGGGTGCCGCCCTCGAACTCGCCCATCGTGCGCGTGGTGACGGTGGTGTCGAGGGCGCGGCGCTCCACGGTCTCGCGGATGTCGTCGAGTTCGACGCCCAGCGCCCGGGCCATCATCCGTATCTGCCCGCCCCACACCATGCTCGGGATCGACGGCATGAGCATCATCGGCTCGTAGTCCATGGGCTGGCCCATGCCGATGAGGTAGCGGACGGAGTCCGGCTGGTCGTAGGTGGAGTAGTCGAAGATCTCCTGGCAGCGGATGACGTCGATACGGGTGCCGAGCCCGCTGAGCAGCAGCGGGAGCACGTCGTTGCCCCAGCCGGGGTCGACGCCGGAGGCGAAGAGCGAACCGCCGCCCTCCGCGACCGCGGCGGTCACCGGATCGAGGAACTCCGGTGGGGCGCTGCGGTAGTCGTAGAGCGGATAGAGGGCGGGGCTCACGACGACGGCCCCGGAGCGGATCGCCCGGGTGATGTCGGCGAGCGCGTCGTCGGGGCGGATGTCGCCCGACGCCGCGTAGACGACCGCCCGCGGACGGGCCGCGAGCACCGCCTCGATGTCGTCGGTGGCCGCTACGCCCGTCTCGTAGTCGAGTTCGCCGAGTTCACCGGCGTCGCGGCCGACCTTTTCCGGATTGTGGACGATGACGGCGGCCAACTTCAGCGCCGGATGGGCCTCTACGGCACGGATGGCCAAACGGCCGACGTTGCCGGTACCCCAGACAACCGTGGAAATCATGCGCGGAGGGTAGCTTCAGGACCTGTAGGTTCCTAGAGCCGTGTACGGAAATTCCGGCCCGCTGTCACTGGTTTTGCGCACCCAGCACGAACAGCAGGTAGACGAAGAACGCGAACAGGTGACCTACGAACAAGTAGGCGATGAGCCGGATGATGAGACCGCGCGGAAACTTCGACTGCTGGGTCTGCGGGGTTTGCTGGGGCTGCGGGGTTGGCTGGTGCTGCGGGGTCTGTTGCGCCTGCTGGGTCTGCTGCGTCTCGGGCATGGCGTACGGGCTCCTCGCCTATCGGTGGTGTGTGGTCGTACCGGTCCCGCCGCCGAGGCACAGACCGGCCAGGCTGCTCTGCAGCAGGGTGTGGACGAACAGCAGCTCCGCCCCGGCGGCCGAGGCCGCTCCGATCCGGTGCGCGGTGAGCGAGTCGAAGTGCGCGCTGTCCCCGGGCTCCAGCAGGTACTCGGTCTCCCCCAGGTGCAGCCGCAGCCGCCCCTGCAGCACGTACAGCCACTCCTCCCCGGGATGTACGCGGACCAGCTCGCCCTGGCTGCGGCCGTGGGGGACGTGCACGCGCAGCGCCTGCATCCCGCGGCCGGAGCCGCCGGCCTGCCAGTACGTCC
Encoded proteins:
- a CDS encoding NAD(P)H-dependent amine dehydrogenase family protein, producing MISTVVWGTGNVGRLAIRAVEAHPALKLAAVIVHNPEKVGRDAGELGELDYETGVAATDDIEAVLAARPRAVVYAASGDIRPDDALADITRAIRSGAVVVSPALYPLYDYRSAPPEFLDPVTAAVAEGGGSLFASGVDPGWGNDVLPLLLSGLGTRIDVIRCQEIFDYSTYDQPDSVRYLIGMGQPMDYEPMMLMPSIPSMVWGGQIRMMARALGVELDDIRETVERRALDTTVTTRTMGEFEGGTQGAIRFEVQGIVEGEPRIVIEHVTRIHASCAPDWPSPPDGGDGAHRVVIEGRPHIEVTIEATDEGENRSAGGNATAVGRLVGAIDWLVEAEPGLYDALDVPLRPAVGKLGRKLP
- a CDS encoding carboxymuconolactone decarboxylase family protein, whose product is MRIDIPEGQHPIEYVWGDLVPGIGMAAANFSLSVYAHTTLGLREFEAARLRVAQINGCILCLDWRTDRDGEKVEDEFPEAVTEWRTTDRFDERTRLAAEYAERYCLDHHGLDEEFWDRMTARYSQVEIVELTMSIGSWLAFGRLNHVLGLDSVCVLPGH
- a CDS encoding GMC oxidoreductase codes for the protein MSDKGLHKTNQNGVSRRGFLGRTGSILGAMALAGQIAPSQAQAATAGAAAAGPIDNGAHVPALVIGTGYGGSVAALRLAQAGVDVHMIEMGMAWDTPGSDGKIFCNTTKPDYRAYWLRTKTKAPLSNFLGFPIDSAVPRYTGILDAEEMGGIIVYQGRGVGGGSLVNGGMAVTPKRENFGAVLPTVNADEMYNTYYPRANAGLGVGLIDPAWFDTVDCYQFARVGRKHAQRAGFPFVFVPDVYDWDYMKQEAAGTVPKSAVAGEILYGNNAGKKSLQKTYIAQAKATGKVTISPLHKVTSVSPASGGGYTVVIDQINTTGDTVGTKTVVADKVFFAAGSVGTSKLLVRLKATGALPNLNNEIGKGWGDNGNVMCGRANHMWDATGKVQASIPCGGIDNWDAGGAFAEVAPLPTGIETYASFYLSITKNPNRAEFTYNAATGGVELNWQTAWKQPSIDMAKTIFDKINKKEGTIYRTDLFGTNKIWGDHLTYHPLGGAILDKATDNYGRLHGYTGLYVIDGALIPGNTSVNPFVTITALAERNIEKIIATDL
- a CDS encoding DUF6126 family protein, with translation MPETQQTQQAQQTPQHQPTPQPQQTPQTQQSKFPRGLIIRLIAYLFVGHLFAFFVYLLFVLGAQNQ